The proteins below come from a single Limosilactobacillus reuteri genomic window:
- a CDS encoding acyltransferase family protein — protein MKPNFNPSQGMKSHYFVTGIDGLRTLAVLGVIIYHLLPNVLMGGYLGVPLFLLVSGYFVTYQFSRQLKYGGHINLGHFYLKRFRRLYPTLIAMLILTTAYITLFARELLHNIRAVIVTNLTWIYNWWEISHGQSYFDQFGGVSPFTHLWTLGVEAQFYLLWPLIITLLFVVFKKLQNVRRVVFILAVLSAIEMALLYDPANINRVYYGTDTRAFSLLLGSWLGLAWPLNRLRPNLQASSRRLLNIIGIIATVLTIVGFFSLNGQSTFTYRGGMFLYSFIGMILMATIIHPGAGMNKWFTNPIFHWVGQRSYGIYVYQYPVMVFYERLINVGNHPLLNAFVEIIIILVVSEVSYRLIERPFAQYQWSKLPADLQHVLETHHFSWQSGAKMMVSALVVVVAFIGFCQPNRAPKKTAVQQRIEQNHQAAEEHNKKIARGDNVAEASGNTSKLQKQYDLTPAQIKAAQKLKVTAIGDSVMADAADSIQKLMPNAYVDAQVGRQGSAAPDVIKQLKADGHLNKIVILNLGTNGPMTQDTLDDILSAIGSGHQIYWVTAHVPTKPWQQTVNNEIKDLAKKHKNIHVVDWNKASQGHSDWFASDNVHMGPSGNDHFARLIAKTILTKK, from the coding sequence ATGAAGCCAAATTTTAATCCATCACAGGGGATGAAGTCGCACTATTTCGTTACAGGGATAGACGGCTTACGAACATTAGCTGTCTTAGGAGTTATTATTTACCACCTATTGCCCAATGTTTTAATGGGTGGTTATTTAGGAGTGCCGCTTTTTCTATTAGTCTCTGGATATTTTGTAACCTATCAATTTAGTCGGCAGCTTAAATATGGTGGTCATATTAATTTAGGGCACTTTTATCTAAAAAGGTTTCGGAGACTATATCCGACATTAATTGCGATGTTAATTTTAACAACAGCGTACATTACATTATTTGCACGAGAGCTACTCCATAACATTCGGGCGGTAATTGTTACTAATTTAACTTGGATATATAATTGGTGGGAAATCAGTCATGGCCAGTCCTACTTTGATCAGTTTGGTGGCGTTTCACCTTTTACCCATCTTTGGACATTAGGGGTTGAAGCGCAATTTTACCTTTTGTGGCCTTTGATTATTACGTTGTTATTTGTGGTTTTTAAAAAGCTACAGAATGTGCGACGGGTAGTTTTCATATTAGCTGTATTGTCAGCAATAGAAATGGCTCTTCTTTACGATCCGGCAAATATCAACCGGGTTTATTATGGAACCGATACACGGGCCTTTTCACTTTTACTTGGCTCATGGTTAGGGCTTGCGTGGCCATTAAATCGACTTCGACCTAATTTACAGGCAAGTAGTCGCCGTTTACTTAATATTATAGGAATTATTGCAACAGTATTGACTATTGTTGGCTTTTTCTCATTGAATGGGCAGTCCACCTTTACCTACCGTGGGGGAATGTTTCTCTATAGTTTTATTGGAATGATATTAATGGCTACTATCATTCACCCAGGTGCGGGGATGAACAAGTGGTTTACAAATCCGATTTTTCATTGGGTTGGGCAGCGTTCTTATGGGATTTATGTTTATCAATATCCTGTTATGGTTTTTTATGAACGATTAATCAATGTCGGCAATCATCCACTTCTCAATGCATTCGTGGAAATTATTATTATTTTAGTAGTAAGTGAAGTTTCTTACCGGTTAATTGAACGACCATTTGCCCAGTATCAGTGGTCAAAATTACCGGCTGATCTTCAGCATGTGTTAGAAACGCATCACTTTAGTTGGCAAAGCGGGGCTAAAATGATGGTAAGTGCATTAGTTGTTGTTGTTGCATTTATTGGTTTTTGCCAGCCAAATCGTGCACCAAAGAAAACAGCGGTTCAGCAACGGATAGAGCAAAATCATCAGGCTGCTGAAGAACACAATAAGAAGATTGCAAGGGGTGATAATGTTGCAGAAGCTAGTGGTAATACTTCTAAGCTTCAGAAACAGTATGATTTAACTCCGGCGCAAATAAAAGCAGCGCAGAAGTTAAAGGTAACGGCCATCGGTGATTCGGTGATGGCTGATGCCGCAGATAGTATTCAGAAATTAATGCCAAATGCTTATGTTGATGCACAAGTTGGGCGTCAAGGTTCTGCGGCTCCTGATGTTATCAAACAATTAAAGGCAGATGGGCATTTAAACAAGATTGTTATCTTAAACTTGGGAACAAACGGCCCGATGACTCAAGATACGTTGGATGATATTTTAAGTGCAATTGGCTCTGGACACCAAATCTATTGGGTAACTGCCCATGTTCCAACAAAGCCATGGCAGCAAACAGTTAATAACGAAATTAAAGATTTAGCCAAGAAGCATAAGAATATCCATGTGGTCGATTGGAATAAGGCAAGTCAAGGGCACTCTGATTGGTTTGCAAGTGACAATGTACATATGGGACCAAGCGGAAATGATCATTTTGCACGGTTAATTGCAAAAACGATCTTGACAAAAAAATAG
- a CDS encoding MarR family winged helix-turn-helix transcriptional regulator: MTHEDQLLDKAINIYLTGLKGIESFISEPASEYNLSFEQFLILRKIINHPNIKLMDIAEQRQVTRSAVSRQLKVLFQQKYVEQKADPADRRRMFLVATKKGKDVESEIWQRINHRFANWVQIYGEDRADQFLTLFEDFNQQIIQGNIRKKE, translated from the coding sequence ATGACACATGAAGATCAATTATTAGATAAAGCTATCAATATTTACTTAACGGGACTAAAGGGCATCGAAAGCTTTATTTCTGAACCGGCGAGTGAATATAATTTATCTTTTGAACAATTTTTGATTTTACGAAAAATCATTAACCATCCTAATATCAAGCTAATGGATATCGCCGAGCAACGGCAGGTAACAAGGAGTGCGGTTTCTCGCCAATTAAAAGTCCTTTTTCAACAAAAATATGTTGAACAAAAAGCTGATCCAGCCGACCGACGGCGAATGTTCTTAGTTGCAACTAAAAAAGGTAAGGATGTCGAAAGTGAGATTTGGCAGAGGATTAATCACCGGTTTGCTAATTGGGTTCAAATTTATGGTGAAGATCGTGCTGATCAGTTTTTAACACTTTTTGAAGACTTTAATCAACAAATAATTCAGGGGAATATCCGAAAGAAGGAATAA
- a CDS encoding Cof-type HAD-IIB family hydrolase, translating to MIKMVALDLDNTLLNSNKEISQRNEHVLKQLHQEGIKVVLCTGRPINAIWPYIEQLGLTDSDDYTVTFNGGLVINNESREHLFELGMKKSDLLPLFSYVKRKKIPLNVLDFERVYELNDYPGSIYRTVLKNIEFQSLPMSDVPEKTYSKAVMAITPEKLSTIIGELPADLKEQYHAVQSQPMIMEFLPKKLNKAVGLKALLDHFGDDFSNLMTFGDADNDLEMIEAAAQGIVMENGLPNVKAVATAITDTNDNDGVAKYCERYFATLL from the coding sequence ATGATTAAGATGGTTGCGCTAGACCTAGATAATACGCTTTTAAATAGTAATAAAGAAATTAGTCAACGTAATGAACATGTCCTAAAGCAATTACATCAAGAGGGAATTAAGGTAGTGCTTTGTACTGGCCGCCCAATCAATGCAATTTGGCCATATATTGAACAGCTTGGTTTAACTGATTCAGATGATTACACAGTTACGTTTAATGGCGGATTAGTTATTAATAATGAATCACGTGAACATCTTTTTGAATTAGGGATGAAAAAGAGTGATTTACTGCCGCTGTTTTCTTATGTTAAACGAAAAAAGATTCCCCTCAATGTTTTAGACTTTGAACGGGTATACGAATTAAATGATTATCCAGGATCTATTTATCGGACAGTGTTAAAGAATATTGAATTCCAATCTTTGCCAATGAGTGATGTGCCGGAAAAAACTTATAGTAAAGCTGTAATGGCAATCACCCCTGAAAAATTGTCTACTATTATAGGAGAACTTCCAGCTGATCTTAAAGAGCAGTATCATGCAGTTCAATCTCAACCAATGATAATGGAATTTTTACCTAAAAAATTAAATAAGGCGGTTGGACTGAAGGCGCTACTAGATCATTTTGGGGATGATTTTAGTAATTTGATGACATTTGGGGATGCTGATAATGATCTTGAAATGATTGAAGCAGCTGCCCAAGGAATCGTAATGGAAAACGGGCTTCCTAACGTTAAAGCAGTGGCAACAGCAATTACAGATACAAACGATAATGACGGGGTTGCAAAGTATTGTGAACGTTATTTTGCAACACTTTTGTAA
- a CDS encoding LysM peptidoglycan-binding domain-containing protein: MISKKNFAKVSATLGAVALGVSATATAANADTIYTVQSGDTLSGISYKFAKDNSMVNDLAKKNNIQDINKIYVGQKLIIKSDGEIQEYNAQNAANANVANNNTQAAQAQPQQAQSQASQSYTSNASGSEAAAKAWIAARESGGNYGATNGQYIGKYQLSASYLNGDYSAANQERVADQYVASRYGSWQNAQAHWQANGWY, translated from the coding sequence ATGATTTCTAAGAAAAACTTTGCTAAAGTATCTGCTACTCTTGGTGCAGTGGCCTTAGGTGTTAGTGCAACGGCTACTGCTGCTAACGCTGACACTATTTACACCGTACAAAGTGGTGACACACTTTCAGGTATTTCTTACAAATTCGCAAAAGACAACAGTATGGTTAATGATCTTGCTAAGAAGAACAATATTCAAGATATTAACAAGATTTATGTTGGCCAAAAGTTAATCATCAAGAGCGATGGTGAAATTCAAGAATACAACGCTCAAAACGCAGCTAATGCAAACGTCGCTAATAACAATACTCAAGCTGCACAAGCACAACCTCAACAAGCTCAAAGTCAAGCTAGCCAAAGCTATACTTCAAATGCTTCAGGTTCAGAAGCTGCTGCTAAGGCTTGGATTGCCGCTCGTGAATCTGGTGGTAACTACGGTGCTACTAACGGTCAATATATTGGTAAGTACCAATTATCAGCATCATACCTTAACGGTGACTACTCAGCAGCTAACCAAGAACGGGTTGCTGACCAATACGTTGCGAGTCGTTACGGTTCATGGCAAAATGCTCAGGCTCACTGGCAAGCTAACGGCTGGTACTAA
- a CDS encoding response regulator transcription factor, giving the protein MEILMIEDNHSVCEMMAMFFKKEKWHYEFAYDGVEAEEKFNADPHKWDIILLDLNLPKKDGMQVAADIRRVSPTVPLIMLTARDTESDQVLGLEIGADDYVTKPFSTITLIARIKALYRRTHLNKLEDVQDTDSDDTFDIQTKNFKMNTKTREVFLYGKPVGDLTPKEFDLLKTLASKPRQVFTRSQLLQLVWDYEYYGDERTVDAHIKKLRQKLENIGPQVIKTVWGVGYKFDDEGND; this is encoded by the coding sequence ATGGAAATATTAATGATTGAGGATAATCATTCTGTCTGTGAAATGATGGCAATGTTTTTTAAGAAAGAAAAATGGCACTATGAATTTGCTTATGATGGCGTGGAAGCAGAAGAAAAGTTTAACGCTGACCCTCATAAATGGGATATTATTTTGCTAGACCTTAATCTTCCCAAAAAGGATGGAATGCAGGTTGCAGCTGATATTCGACGGGTATCACCAACAGTTCCTTTAATTATGTTAACAGCTCGTGATACTGAAAGTGATCAGGTATTGGGATTGGAAATTGGTGCTGATGATTATGTAACCAAACCATTTAGTACGATTACTTTAATTGCGCGGATCAAGGCCCTTTATCGGCGAACACATTTAAACAAACTTGAGGATGTTCAAGATACTGATAGTGATGATACATTCGATATTCAAACAAAGAACTTTAAGATGAATACTAAGACAAGAGAAGTATTCTTATATGGAAAACCGGTCGGTGACTTGACACCTAAAGAATTTGACTTATTAAAGACGCTTGCCTCTAAACCACGTCAAGTATTCACCCGTTCACAACTTTTACAATTAGTATGGGATTATGAATATTATGGTGATGAGCGAACTGTTGATGCTCATATTAAAAAGTTACGGCAAAAGTTAGAAAATATTGGACCTCAAGTAATTAAGACTGTATGGGGGGTCGGCTATAAGTTTGATGACGAGGGTAACGACTAA
- a CDS encoding sensor histidine kinase produces MKLMYRLMLSFFAIILTLMVIVSISFINVTNNTMYHNTWQQLKSYSDSLIQDSIRYNMATQSFEGFATESLNSNANLLTRQNVHFAIYDTTHRKIFASNGFAPSMSKNDWKKLKKGETVCTKLITPKINSRVSKGVSPRMTEVSRPYFYKGKMIAVVSIATFVSTIEQNMHQIKINLIMALLTASLVTLAVSYFLARSITKRIDRLRMATHQIAQGNYNVEVDDNGRDEVADLGRSFNQMTASLRESQQEIRRQEERRRQFMANAAHEMRTPLTTINGILEGLQYDAIPEEDKKHSIQLMQNDTRRLIRLVNDNLDYEKIRTNQIAMERKVFDSSAVLENLREQLAKKAKEKKDTLHLDVEKNLRVYADYDRFVQIMFNIIQNAIQFTDNGIIDIRGKRVEKGSQFVVQDNGIGMTPEQLENIWERYYKADRSRMNTKYGESGLGLAIVRQLVLLHGGKIDVKSQYGKGTTFTIFFPDREYAPHNIQPTNNKDKK; encoded by the coding sequence ATGAAATTAATGTATCGGTTGATGCTTTCATTTTTTGCGATTATTCTGACGCTAATGGTGATTGTTAGTATTTCGTTTATAAATGTAACTAATAACACTATGTATCATAATACGTGGCAACAATTGAAAAGTTATTCTGATAGTTTAATTCAGGATTCTATTCGTTACAATATGGCAACCCAAAGTTTTGAAGGGTTTGCTACAGAATCGTTAAATAGCAATGCCAATCTTTTAACACGGCAAAATGTTCACTTTGCAATTTATGATACAACTCACCGGAAAATTTTTGCCAGTAACGGCTTTGCTCCTAGTATGAGTAAAAATGATTGGAAAAAGTTAAAAAAGGGAGAAACTGTTTGTACTAAACTAATTACTCCTAAAATTAATTCACGAGTATCAAAAGGTGTTTCTCCACGAATGACCGAAGTTTCACGACCATACTTCTATAAAGGAAAGATGATTGCGGTAGTTTCGATTGCAACTTTCGTCTCGACAATTGAGCAAAATATGCACCAAATAAAGATTAACTTAATAATGGCACTACTGACTGCTAGTCTTGTAACGCTTGCAGTTAGTTACTTCTTGGCACGGTCAATTACCAAACGAATTGATCGATTGCGGATGGCTACTCACCAAATTGCGCAAGGAAATTACAATGTTGAAGTGGACGATAATGGGCGTGATGAAGTGGCAGACCTCGGTCGGAGTTTTAACCAAATGACCGCTTCGTTACGTGAATCGCAACAAGAAATTCGCCGGCAAGAGGAGCGAAGACGCCAATTTATGGCCAATGCAGCCCATGAAATGCGGACGCCATTAACAACCATTAATGGAATTCTTGAAGGGTTACAGTATGATGCGATTCCAGAAGAGGATAAAAAGCATAGTATCCAGTTAATGCAAAATGATACGCGGCGTTTAATTCGCTTGGTCAATGATAATTTGGATTATGAAAAGATTCGCACTAACCAAATTGCGATGGAACGGAAAGTATTTGATTCATCGGCAGTACTCGAAAATTTACGAGAGCAGTTAGCGAAAAAGGCAAAAGAGAAAAAGGATACTCTGCACTTGGATGTAGAAAAGAATTTACGGGTATATGCAGACTATGATCGGTTTGTACAGATTATGTTCAATATCATTCAAAACGCAATCCAATTCACTGATAACGGAATTATTGACATTCGGGGAAAACGTGTGGAAAAGGGAAGTCAATTTGTAGTTCAAGATAATGGAATTGGGATGACTCCTGAACAACTTGAAAATATCTGGGAACGATACTATAAAGCTGATCGTTCACGGATGAATACTAAGTACGGAGAATCTGGCTTGGGACTTGCAATTGTGCGGCAGTTAGTTCTTCTTCATGGCGGAAAAATTGATGTAAAAAGTCAGTATGGTAAAGGGACGACATTTACAATCTTTTTCCCTGATCGTGAATACGCTCCTCATAATATTCAACCTACAAATAATAAAGACAAAAAGTAA
- a CDS encoding GRP family sugar transporter produces the protein MNYLLALIPAIGWGIMPLITGKIGGSTINQMFGIGAGATIVGLVAFIIGHPTVTTTGFWFSVLCGALWTIGQIGQFVSFKRMGVSNTIPLSTVLQLVGNSLIGVIIFGEWRGARTLTIGFIALAIVIVGALMTSVTDQSSGKKITVQNFLFLLITSIGYWVYSAFPKMPMIANDSSLGIFLPEMLGILLGSVIYAICSGNIDSFKQKKQYLNIWGGISWGIAALAYIFAGRALGINTAFVFTQMNVIIATIGGILVLHEHKTRREMSFTIAGIIFIVAGSILTIFA, from the coding sequence ATGAACTACTTACTTGCTTTAATCCCTGCGATTGGTTGGGGAATTATGCCACTGATCACTGGTAAGATCGGTGGTTCAACGATTAACCAAATGTTTGGTATTGGTGCCGGTGCTACGATTGTTGGGTTGGTTGCATTTATTATCGGTCATCCAACTGTTACAACGACTGGATTCTGGTTCTCAGTACTGTGTGGTGCTTTATGGACAATTGGTCAAATTGGACAATTCGTTTCATTTAAGCGGATGGGTGTTTCAAACACGATTCCCCTATCAACAGTACTTCAATTAGTTGGTAACTCTTTGATTGGGGTTATTATCTTTGGAGAATGGCGTGGAGCACGTACCCTTACTATTGGTTTTATCGCTTTAGCAATTGTTATTGTTGGTGCTTTGATGACCTCTGTTACTGATCAGAGCAGCGGAAAGAAAATTACTGTTCAGAATTTCCTTTTTCTATTAATTACTTCTATTGGTTACTGGGTTTACTCAGCATTCCCCAAGATGCCAATGATTGCTAATGATAGTTCTTTAGGAATCTTCCTTCCAGAAATGCTTGGGATTTTACTTGGATCTGTTATTTATGCTATTTGTTCAGGTAATATTGACTCCTTTAAGCAAAAGAAGCAATATCTCAATATCTGGGGTGGTATTTCTTGGGGAATTGCTGCCTTAGCTTATATCTTTGCTGGACGGGCATTAGGAATTAATACAGCCTTTGTCTTTACACAAATGAACGTTATTATTGCAACAATTGGTGGTATCTTAGTTCTTCATGAACACAAGACTCGGCGGGAAATGTCATTTACAATTGCCGGAATCATCTTTATTGTTGCCGGAAGTATTTTAACTATTTTTGCTTAA
- a CDS encoding sugar O-acetyltransferase, with product MDKNTENMLAGKPYRPGTPELNKFSHLAHRLCRDYNLTTDEDTVERGMIIDRLFPQHADGIYLQGPIHIDYGRFTKIGKNFYANFNFTILDTCPVTIGNNVMCGPNVSIITAMHPLMYQQRNIRQQADGQFDDVEYGKPVTIGDNCWLASNVTVCPGVTIGNGCVIGAGTVVTKDIPDNSLFLGVPGKVIRPITEKDRLGNFPY from the coding sequence ATGGATAAAAACACTGAAAATATGTTAGCTGGGAAGCCTTATCGTCCTGGAACACCGGAACTCAATAAGTTTTCTCACCTTGCTCATCGTCTTTGTCGTGACTATAATTTAACAACTGATGAAGATACTGTTGAACGAGGAATGATTATTGATCGCCTATTTCCTCAGCATGCTGACGGAATATATCTTCAAGGACCAATTCATATCGATTACGGTCGGTTTACTAAAATAGGTAAGAATTTCTATGCTAATTTTAACTTTACTATTTTAGATACATGTCCTGTTACTATTGGAAATAATGTAATGTGCGGTCCAAACGTCTCGATCATTACAGCCATGCATCCTCTCATGTATCAGCAGCGTAATATTCGTCAACAAGCTGACGGTCAGTTCGATGACGTTGAATATGGCAAACCAGTTACAATTGGCGATAACTGTTGGCTTGCAAGCAATGTAACAGTCTGTCCGGGTGTAACAATCGGCAATGGTTGCGTTATCGGGGCAGGTACTGTCGTTACTAAAGATATTCCTGATAACTCCCTTTTCCTTGGTGTCCCAGGCAAAGTAATTCGTCCCATTACTGAAAAAGATCGCTTAGGAAATTTCCCTTATTAA
- a CDS encoding glucose-6-phosphate isomerase yields MTHIKFDSSALKQFVHENELGEMQAMVNAANDELRNGTGAGADFRDWLHLPTEYDKEEFARIKKAADKIQRDSDVLVVIGIGGSYLGAQMAIDFLHNTFYQAQKAKDRKAPLVVFAGNSLSSTYVHDLIQLIGDKDFSINVVSKSGTTTEPSIAFRIFKDLLIKKYGENEANKRIYATTDKAKGALKTEADAHGYETFVIPDGVGGRYSVLSAVGLLPIAASGADIDKLMEGAAQAEKDYVDPDLTKNEAYQYAAYRNILYRKGYETELLENYEPNMRMFAEWWKQLAGESEGKDQKGIYPSSANFTTDLHSLGQYIQEGRRFLMETVVKLDKPNYDMEIPTEPDNLDGLGYLEGKTMDYVNTKAYEAVVAAHTDGGVPVMTVHIPQEDEYTLGYLIYFFEVAMGISGYLNGINPFNQPGVEAYKSNMFGLLGKPGYEEIGKELRAKMDKND; encoded by the coding sequence ATGACACACATTAAATTTGACAGTAGCGCATTAAAGCAATTTGTTCATGAAAACGAACTTGGCGAAATGCAAGCAATGGTTAACGCCGCTAATGATGAATTACGGAATGGAACTGGTGCTGGCGCCGACTTCCGTGATTGGCTCCATTTACCAACCGAATATGACAAAGAAGAATTTGCCCGTATAAAAAAGGCCGCTGACAAGATTCAACGTGATTCAGACGTCTTAGTTGTTATTGGAATTGGTGGTTCTTACCTTGGGGCTCAAATGGCAATCGACTTCTTACATAATACCTTCTACCAAGCTCAAAAGGCAAAAGACCGGAAAGCTCCATTGGTAGTCTTTGCTGGTAACTCCTTGAGTTCAACCTATGTTCACGACTTAATCCAATTAATTGGTGATAAAGACTTTTCCATCAATGTTGTTTCAAAGTCAGGAACAACCACTGAACCATCAATTGCCTTCCGAATCTTTAAGGACCTTTTAATTAAGAAGTATGGTGAAAATGAAGCTAATAAGCGGATTTATGCTACTACTGATAAGGCTAAGGGTGCCTTAAAGACTGAAGCAGATGCTCATGGCTATGAAACCTTTGTTATTCCTGATGGGGTTGGAGGACGTTACTCAGTTCTTTCTGCGGTAGGCCTTTTGCCAATCGCTGCTTCTGGTGCGGACATTGATAAGTTGATGGAAGGGGCTGCACAAGCGGAAAAGGATTATGTTGATCCTGATCTAACCAAGAACGAAGCCTACCAATACGCTGCTTACCGGAACATTCTTTATCGTAAGGGCTATGAAACAGAATTACTCGAAAACTACGAGCCTAACATGCGGATGTTTGCGGAATGGTGGAAACAATTAGCTGGGGAATCAGAAGGAAAAGATCAAAAGGGAATTTATCCTTCTTCAGCTAACTTCACAACCGACCTTCACTCACTTGGTCAATACATCCAAGAAGGTCGCCGTTTCTTAATGGAAACCGTTGTTAAGCTCGATAAGCCAAATTATGACATGGAAATTCCAACAGAACCAGATAATCTTGATGGTTTAGGCTACTTGGAAGGTAAGACAATGGATTACGTTAACACCAAGGCTTATGAAGCGGTGGTTGCTGCTCATACTGATGGTGGAGTACCAGTGATGACTGTTCATATCCCACAAGAAGATGAATATACTTTAGGTTACCTTATTTACTTCTTTGAGGTTGCGATGGGAATTTCAGGTTACTTAAACGGTATTAATCCATTTAACCAACCGGGTGTTGAAGCTTATAAGTCTAACATGTTCGGATTACTTGGGAAGCCAGGATATGAAGAGATCGGCAAAGAATTACGAGCTAAGATGGATAAAAACGATTAG
- a CDS encoding DNA-binding domain-containing protein encodes MNFYILDNDSKIIHLLSNIIENDFNNTVVGTTSNPQQAYDDAMRLGIDIMFIDYAMPAMDGVQLIQKIQDSHHYPHFIMTAQAILPSVKTSAYQHGIDFFIEKPLNIAEVKSVIKLAAQNINMSNRLLQVLDLVSGAATNNNTVTISGKNKKKENAQSILRFLGITAGNGAPAINKLINTMIEREISFDEVNFEEFFQCNEHGKKIIFQRIRRDIKTGLNNLAHMCMDYPENDIILEYANNLYEYKNVHNEISFLKGERTNGGQVSLKHFFNGLIQEIN; translated from the coding sequence ATGAATTTTTATATTTTAGATAATGATAGTAAAATTATTCATTTATTATCCAATATTATTGAAAATGATTTCAATAATACTGTCGTCGGAACAACTTCTAACCCGCAACAGGCCTATGACGATGCAATGCGCCTAGGAATTGATATCATGTTTATCGATTATGCAATGCCAGCAATGGATGGAGTTCAACTTATTCAAAAAATTCAGGACAGTCATCATTATCCACACTTCATTATGACTGCTCAAGCAATTCTGCCTTCTGTTAAAACAAGTGCATATCAACATGGAATTGATTTTTTTATTGAAAAACCACTAAACATTGCAGAAGTTAAGTCAGTGATTAAACTAGCAGCGCAAAATATTAATATGTCTAACCGTCTCCTTCAAGTTTTGGACCTTGTAAGTGGTGCTGCAACGAATAATAATACAGTTACGATCAGTGGGAAAAATAAGAAAAAAGAAAACGCTCAGTCCATCTTACGTTTTCTCGGTATTACAGCTGGAAATGGCGCTCCTGCAATTAACAAACTTATTAATACGATGATTGAACGGGAAATTAGTTTTGATGAGGTTAACTTTGAAGAATTTTTCCAATGTAATGAGCATGGCAAAAAGATAATTTTCCAACGAATTCGACGCGATATAAAAACTGGTCTTAATAATCTCGCACATATGTGTATGGATTATCCAGAAAACGACATTATTTTGGAATATGCGAATAACTTATATGAATATAAAAATGTCCACAATGAAATTTCATTTCTCAAAGGAGAGCGTACTAATGGTGGGCAAGTGTCACTAAAACACTTCTTTAATGGATTGATTCAAGAAATAAATTAA